The following DNA comes from Papaver somniferum cultivar HN1 chromosome 4, ASM357369v1, whole genome shotgun sequence.
TTGTGTATCCAACTTAAAAACAAGACGGGTAATTTTGAAAGAAGAAAACGGTTTAACCATTGCCTCGGGAAATTTACCATGTTCTACATGGTTAATATTTCAACTTGAAAGAGACTTTAAAATAATGCTCACTTGTGACTTGTCTCAACTGCTCATGTCATCTTCGCTTATAAAACCCACACACCGCCAGATCAATAATTCACACACATCTACATTTCTTGTTTCCCCATCTCTCTAAATTGAATCTTCTACTTTTTTTCTCTTCTGAGATTCTCATGGCTGAGATGCTAATTAATCAGACCatgtcaacaacaaaaagaacCCATTTTCAAGTTCCATCACTACCAGCTTTCAGAACTGTGAACTACCGAAGAAATTATGTGAAAATACTGAATTCGCTAAACGGATCAGTGCAAAATTCAAGAAAACTCAGAGTAGCATACCAAGGAGCTCCTGGTGCTTACAGTGAATTTGCAGCGAAAACAGCTTGTCCTGAATCAGTTACAATACCTTGCAGGGCAGTTATTAATGTGATCTCTGCAATTGAAACAGGAAGAGCTGATCTTGCTATACTTGCTGTTGAAAGCACCATGGAAGGAACTGCAGTTAGAAACTATGACTTGCTACTACAACGAGATTTATGCATTGTGCAAGAAATTAACCTTTTTGTTCAGTACTGCTTATTAGCAATGCCTGGTGTGACAAAAAGTGAACTGAAGAGAGTGATTAGCCATCCAATGGCTTTAGCTCACTGTGGCAGGAGTTTGGCTGAGTTAGGACTTGATCACCAAGCTGTTGATGATACGGCTGGTGCAGTCGAGCTTCTTTTGTCTAACAGAATGCTTGATACTGCAGCCATTGCTAGTACTCGAGCCGCTGCATTGTATGGTTTAGATGTTTTAGCTCATGGGTTACAAGACGAATCATGGAACGTTACTCGTTTCTTGATTTTGTCAAAAAATAACCCAAAAATTGCAAAGAAGAGAAAAGTTGGAGTTAAAACAAGTATGGTTGTAGCTCATCATAGTGGAACTCTGGATGTACTCCTCAAAGTTCTGTCCACTTTCTCGTCTCGAAAGATCAGTCTAACAAAACTAGAAGTGAATTCCTCATCGAATAATAATGGCCCTGTAAAAGTCTTGGATGCTCATGAAGGAGGATCTATCAAGGAATACCCTTGTGTTCTCCACGTTGATTTTGAAGGTTCCGTAGATgatcaaaaggttaaggatgcTATAGCTGAACTTTCTGATTTACCTGTTTATGTTAGGATCTTGGGTTGCTACTCTGCAGATCCTACTATCTATGGTCTTCAGTAATTAGTAATCAGATATCCATAATTGTTGTATTTCTTCTTGTTGTCTATGTTTATAAATAATCTATCTTCTAAGTTCTCTAAATGTTTTGTTTCTTTCGCAAAATCGGATAAGAAGTACTTTTAACAATCAGAGTGTCATCATTTTCTAGTACCAATCCGTAATCTCTTTTGCTAATACTAAGAAACCATCTAGAATCATATACTTTTAACTAGACGAACATGTGGGATTTTGCCAAAATATAATTATCAAATAACTAGGAGAAACCCACTTGCATTATGTTATTCAGATTAATGCAAACATCCACATCCACATTAAAATATCTAAATACGGTCAGAAATATTTATGAACATACAGTGAACattaaagaaaaacagaaaacaagattCATTGATTTATAAATTATATCTTTAAGAAAGTAAACAAATAAGAAACAAATATCTTGCTCTTGCAGCAGTATACAAAGAAGCAGACATCATGGGAGACGCATGCATCTATCATTGAAGATTAAGAAAATAAAACTGCTTTCAAATTGATATAGAATATACTACACTGTAAGAATGTAGACACTAACAGTTCTTACACATTTCAATTTTCACCCAATTGGGGTATATTAAAAATTCAGACAGATAATGTAAAGTGTGATTCGCTAGATTACTTGATAAATTCAGAAACTTCTAAAGGTTGCATGTTTATACGTAGGGAGTTCAGTATCCTAGCCGTGTATGAATTTGGTATCATCATCATGAAAAGACATTGATCTGCGCGTAATATAGCTgtactaataaaagaaatcaatCAAATTCAACCATGCTGCAAATTTGACCCATATAAAGTTTCAAGCTACTTTATGCAACACAAGGTTGGTTTTTTTACTTGCACAGATTTTCTATTACTGCGGCAGCTTGTACACTAAACAGGTTTGATACAAGTGCCATAATATGTAAAGTTTCCCTGTTTTTCCAACTTGATCTTGCTAAGAAGGAAGGATAGGAATTAATAGATGGATCTATCAAAAGCATCAACTTCGGTTTAGTGGATAAAGTTTAACATCACATTCATGGACACATGTTTGAAGTGATTAAGTTCCTTTCAACATCAAGTGCGTTATCTCAAAAGTGAGATTCATGTAGATCTTTATCCTAAAGAATGATGATACAATTAATCTCTTTTGTAAACATAATCATGGCTTAATAAGAACGTAGTAAAGCAAAAGCCAATAAATGTAACCATATCTACATCTACTAACTAACAAGTGTGGGAGAAATTATCACACGAACTATCTAATGTCTACATCTCCTAAATTGGTCTCTACCAGACCCAAATTTGCTAGTTGACTGAAAAAAATCAGCGAATCAGACATGCAAATAATCTATCTACCCAGCTGTAAGCTAAATATATTGGTGTAGATGTTTATAGTAGGAATAATAATTTACCATAGATGTTTAAAATCAAGCGCCACATATAGAATCCAGAACTTGAAAGGAAATTAAGGGAAATGAACACAAAAGGTTGAAACATGATGGTCAATGCACATAATAGATTGCCATGAGGGTAGGCTCCTGACATAATCCGCTGCGAGAATGTGTTCATAAATCGTTTTCCACCAACGAAAAATTATGCTCTCGGTCTGTTCTTACAGATCAAGAACAGAATCATCAGATAAGAAACTATGAAAAACAAGATCCACAATATTTCCTTTAAAAACCATGTATTTCCTCAGAAGACCCTATTTGGTGAACCCAGCCTTTTCTAGTACTCTTAGGGAAGCCTTATTTTCTGGCTCAACCTAAGCTTGCAGCCTCTCCATCTGTGGGATGTCATTAAAAACTCTAGACAGTGCTATTTTAACAGCTACGGTTGCTATACCTTGTCCGGAATATTGGCTAGCCACGGCATAACCAATGTCTCTTTTACATATGCAATCACCAGAACTAGAATAAACTGAGATGTATCCTATTGAACGGTCATCTAAACAAATAGATCGATGCCAAGGGTGAGGAATGACAACTTCTCGTAGGTATCTTAAACCATCTTCTTTCGATGTGAAACCTGTTACCCAGGTATATCGAGTGACATGATCGTCATTCGCCCAGATCATGAAGTCATCAACATCGGAAAGCTTAAACAGCCGAAGTGTGATCCTTGAGTAATCCATTCCCTCAGGAAATTTACCTAAGCAagcatgaggatgatgaggatgattTTGGATAAGTAAGAGTAAGGTTAACGGTGAGTCTGTCTCTACATTATGCAATTTTTATAAGATTTGTCACACCTAAAATAATGCATTTTGTATAAAATTTGTTACATCTAACGCTTTATGAAAATAATATTAGTCCTTTTCGATTAACTTGGTAGAGACGTCTTTATTTCTGTTCACACCAGAAATGATTCTTTATATCtagatgaagaaaataattgaGTTTTTTCTGACTATTATCTGCTAGTGAAGCCGATGTGTTGCCTTGGATTATTTTAAAAAAACTCACCTATGCTTGGTTCTGTATGTTGACTTCATTTTCAGCTACTCTTGTCATGCTCAAAATTAGAACATTAAAGTCACGTTAACCAAAATACAGCAACAAAGAGACCAATCAACCAATGACTCAAAgtgcagagaagaagaaacaatagcAAGAATAGATTCACAAAAGTAAAAAACACAATCAAAAGACTGAagtacatacaaaccaaaatcctGTAACCCATAACTAAATATTTAATGAGAGAATGTCATATGAATCAAATTAGACCAGAAAAACCAAGACATTCAAGAATGGTACATTAAAATATACACAAGGGAATGTAGAGCTAGGGACTAATTATAGCTAAGGAGTATATATTCACATGAAGGCAGAAAACCCAAGTTGATGTGTACGGTTACTTGCTACTGCACTGTCCACAGGCTATGCTCAATTAGGCACTATTTCTTATAAAGATTTTTGGAATTACATGGATCTTAAACAGGGAGGTCACAGGGGTGCTCAAAGAGTATGAGGAAATACTTCTTTATAAGTGGAAACCTCATCTGGAGTGTACTACTTAAATCAATTTGGTGGTCATTTTAGACATAGCGTTACGACCGAGCTTTCACGGAAAACTAGAAAGAAAATACACAAAATAGCTATCAGTATAAAGGCTAATATTGTGACCCTGCTTATCCTTCGAATCTTCAAGAGGAATTAGGTTCCAAGACTACATATTCACTAAGTTGACTGCCACACTTGATCTTTATTCATATACTATAAGCTTTTGCTGATAAGAAAAAAAGGTAGTGGAAACCATAAACGCACCAAACAAAATCCAGTATAAACACGGGAAGTTCGCATTCTCATCATTGTATAGGGCTTTTTAGGGACAAGCCACAGCGCTGCATCATAcgccatcttttcttct
Coding sequences within:
- the LOC113272950 gene encoding arogenate dehydratase/prephenate dehydratase 6, chloroplastic-like; this translates as MAEMLINQTMSTTKRTHFQVPSLPAFRTVNYRRNYVKILNSLNGSVQNSRKLRVAYQGAPGAYSEFAAKTACPESVTIPCRAVINVISAIETGRADLAILAVESTMEGTAVRNYDLLLQRDLCIVQEINLFVQYCLLAMPGVTKSELKRVISHPMALAHCGRSLAELGLDHQAVDDTAGAVELLLSNRMLDTAAIASTRAAALYGLDVLAHGLQDESWNVTRFLILSKNNPKIAKKRKVGVKTSMVVAHHSGTLDVLLKVLSTFSSRKISLTKLEVNSSSNNNGPVKVLDAHEGGSIKEYPCVLHVDFEGSVDDQKVKDAIAELSDLPVYVRILGCYSADPTIYGLQ